The following coding sequences lie in one archaeon CG10_big_fil_rev_8_21_14_0_10_43_11 genomic window:
- the msrA gene encoding peptide-methionine (S)-S-oxide reductase produces MEVATFGAGCFWHVEADFRKIKGVTNVVVGYMGGHTQNPRYDEVCSDKTGHVEVAQITFNPKKVSYAQLLDVFWTIHDPTQINRQGLDVGTQYRTVIYYHSEEQKREAEASKKALDASKKFKKPIATAIVPAETFYRAEEYHQQYYKKQGNVC; encoded by the coding sequence ATGGAAGTGGCAACATTTGGAGCAGGTTGCTTTTGGCATGTTGAAGCTGATTTTCGAAAAATAAAAGGCGTGACTAATGTGGTTGTCGGCTACATGGGTGGGCACACACAAAATCCCCGCTATGATGAGGTTTGCAGTGACAAAACAGGACATGTTGAAGTCGCGCAAATAACATTTAACCCGAAAAAAGTCTCGTATGCGCAATTGCTTGACGTGTTTTGGACTATTCATGACCCAACCCAGATTAACCGGCAGGGTCTTGATGTTGGAACCCAATACCGCACGGTTATTTATTATCACAGTGAAGAACAAAAAAGAGAAGCAGAAGCATCAAAAAAAGCGCTTGATGCATCAAAGAAATTTAAAAAACCAATTGCAACGGCGATTGTTCCGGCAGAAACGTTCTACAGAGCAGAAGAATACCACCAGCAATACTACAAGAAACAGGGAAACGTGTGCTAG